TAGGAGAGGAGGAGAGATGCGCGCAGGGGTTTTCAAGTGGCGATGGCAGTGACAATAAGGAATAGTGCTAGTGGCGATGGAGAGAAGAAGCGAGCAGTGAGAGAAGGATCCTGGCAATGAGGTGCACGTGAAGAACTTAGAGCGCACGAAGGGGGTTGGCCGGAGTGTTGTAACGCGCGAAGGAAGCTGACAACAACACTGTAGTGGCGCACAGAAGGCAGTGCAATACGGTGGTCGCGAGCTGACGGTGGTTTGTGGTGCTCAATGTCGTGGTGCGGTGGCGTGACGAAGGATGACGATGAAGTTGGCGCGAGCAAGATGAAAGGGCGGCGGCACGACCAAGATGAAGGCGGCACTAGCGTGGGAGGGGGACCTTTGGCTGGAAGTAGATGGCAATGAAAAAAGAGTGAAGACGAAGAAGGAAGTAGGTAGCGTGACAATAAAGAGTGAAGAAATATGTTAAAGAGTGTGCTGCGGAAAATAAAAAACACCAAAATAACGATAATTCACACAGATTATCGTAATTTTTTACTTCGATGCATATATAATGACGATTCGTGTAGGGAACCGTTgttatttttcacatttttttaatataacaacAATTCGTTGAAGAACCATCattaatgctttgtttggattagagggtgtgggggagtggaaagttgagggtgagggggagtggaagtgtgaagatttgagaagaaagttgagtgtgtttggattgaggtatgttagagtgaatgtgtgaggaaagtttattgaaatatgtgagtgatgtgattgttgtaaggatattttgaattatttttaattgtgtaaacgataagattacaaatttacccttgtgtataaaaaaaagaaaacaaataataattaattttgttcacattttattcaattaaaataatttaaaatttcaattataaataaaaaaataaaataatgtaaaattcaaacaaataaataaaatataaaatgtaaatataattatattatttttcaatttattaatttattttaattttattagttaaattaatgtatttagataattttaatattatttatgattctttaaattatatatatatataaataaagtaatgTTTCAATGTAATGGAgcctaaatttaatttatacataatataaattaaatgttaaaaaagttgtatttaaaatcatattattCTCTAAATAAGTACCATTAAAACTACCATGAAAACCTTAATAttctaaaaacagaaaaaaaattcaatgttttatgactaatatgaaaaaaaagtcctattaatcaataaaataaaaaacaataattatattagtgctgataaaaaaaacaataattatattaatttggtctagatttaaaatgaattttaattaagaGAAATTCATTCCAATGGATTCTTAATAgcaaaaatataacaaaaatatgtaatttatttatttaattttaaataatataatataaattttattattatcttaatatttctattttaaattaatttatataattaattttcatgaaaataattatattatttttattactaataatatattcaaaacaatacaaattattataaaaaaaaaaaaataaacaacacaaaaatttacaaatatgaaaataactaacataattgattatttctatagttAAAAAACTAACCTAATCGATTATTGAAATACATAATGGATTACCCTCACTTTTACACAGagtgcataatcgattatggtcgaaaaaaaaataacaaataatcgattatcccaagagcataatcgattatcccaagagcataatcgattatcccaagagcataatcgattatccactGTTTTTGgcagcataatcgattatgtactCTGTTATTTTTCagtcataatcgattatgtgctATACAAAACCAATGCAATGCTAACCTAAGACCAAACAACCACTACGAAACTCACTCCCCTACCACTTTGATGCATCACGAACCTCTCCAACCCCAGTGAACCACTATGAAACTCACTGTTCAATGTTGTGGTGTTGTGCATGATATGCAAGCTCACGTGAAAGATAGCAAAAGGCAAGGGTAACTATGTAAATGACACTATCCTACGTGGCTTTCTTCTTAATCTCCTCCACTTTCTCTTCACTCTTGAGAGGAACAAAAACACTCTCTACTTTCCCTTCACTCACACTCTCAACCTCACCCTTCAATAGAAATAAACGAGGATGGCACCAACAATCTGTCTGTGGCTACAGTGTCATCCCCAGAAGCAAACAGGCACTAAAGCTACAATATAATTACCACATTAccattatgttttttttttaacaattcgACTTTATATAGTATCGTAGTATTAGTAATCTGTACTAGTGAGCCGTTGTTTATTACTATTTACTGATGTTTGATATGGACATGGAGTTGCCTTGGAACTATAAGCATTACAACTCATAATTACTTCACCATAGAGTAGTGTGGTGCCTTCATTCCATATTAATCTTGGATTGCCAAACACGTAACAAaccatattaataattaattgaatattCATGTATACAtttgtttataataaatttCCACAAAATGGTTggctaattttttttaatagaatattattttttttaatttgttttcctCATAAAACTAGAATATAATACTTAATAAAAAACGTggaaataatatcattttaacCAACAATTTGTTGGttcatttcattattttatgttttagtaaaaaaaagtaagattATCCAGAAAACCAACAAATGCAATAAATATTTATCGAGAGAGTACTCTTAATAAATATTCCATTAAGAGGGAGTTTAGCatactatatatataaacaaatgaGGGTTAAATTTCCTATCTatcaccatttacacttttactTCCCTAACTAgcacctttttgtttttatttccctatctagtaccattttatttttatttctctatctagcatccttttattttttatttccctatctagcaccatttcaaatataaataaataataatttttttttgttgataattttaattttgaatgcattaaaaaataaatatttttaatttttaaaatagttagaaatataattaatgaataaagaaatgagtttttacaaaataaaaaaaaaaaaaattaaaatgtttagtttaaaattatttttttaagaatgaagaaaataaaaaattaaaccctagaACAAcgtaaaagttgaatctataaacataaattaatatttatttttattattattgatgatgtaatcatgttaatttcaagtaaaaaattacaggacataattataaaaaaatcaaagtcaattagtattaattagtagtggacacacaaataatattgaagtgtctaccctaaatgaaaaattctaaaaaaaattaatgcaaatgttacacttaatgcttaaaaatgagaagaaaaaaatgaaaaaataaataaatctagaaaataaaacaacaacagtaaaataaaaacaaaaataaataaagaatgacaaaagaaaataataactaaaaacataaaagatataaaataaaggaaaaacaaaataagataaagataaaagatataaaatttccaaataagataaatataagagatatacgacgatactaaataagtatatgttgatcataaaaataaaaataaattgatgaCTAGAAGTGCACAATCCAGTAATGTTGGGACATGTTCTTTATGTGTGTCctggtgtttgacaatatgaacatttttttctcGATCACGTTGTTCTCTTATATACATATCAGTCCTTATTAAActtggtttttttataattatgtcctgtatttttttacttgaaattaacatgattacattatcaataataaaaataaatactaatttatgtttatagattaaacttttatgttgttgtagagtttaattttttattttcttcattcttaaaaaaaataatttttaaactaaacattttaaatttattattttttattttgtaaaaactcatttctttattcattaattatatttctaactattttaaaaattaaaaatatttattttttaatgcattcaaaattaaaattatcaatttttttaatttattatttatttatttatttttgaaatggtgctaaatagggaaataaataataaaagggtgttagatagggaaataaaaacaaaagggtgctagataaggaaataaaaacaaaaaggagctagatggagaaataaaagtgtaaatggtgctagatagggaatttaaCCACAAATGAGTAACtaattaaagaaatatatatatatatatatatatatatatataaagtaatatttaattgattaatttgtGTATAAAAGGGAAGGTGGAAGATTGTGGAATATGCAGTGTTTGTGAAGtgtaataaaaagtaaaagttagaaTTGAAGGAGGTATTGCCATGGGTTGTGAGTGTAATAGATGGATGATTTTGTGGTTTGTGATTGCTATTTCGTTCTCAGGCATGATGGAGAGAGCACTAGCAGCACGACATCTCATGCAGACTCCTATTCTCCCACCACTGCCACAACTCTTACCACTACTCCGACTACTCACACCACTACTCCCACCACTGCCACCACTCCCAGAAGTACTCCAACCACATCCACAACTCCGATCACTACTCCCACCACTGTCACAACTCCCAAGACTCCCACCACCACTGTCTATTGCTTGCCCCATCCTACCCTCGTTGATCGGGTGTTCACCACCAGCAGTCCCTTCAGCCACCACTACCCCCTAAACTAAAGGATACTTCCCTTGAACACCCCCTTCAGCCACCACTGTCCCCTAAACTAAAGGATACTTTCCTTTCCGTTTAACTCTCCCTCTCATCACCTTCTTTCCTTCATATCTAATaaatcattaataatatatatttcactatttctttatcttctatgctctttcttttctcttccacatcctttttttcttttctccaatTCCACTCTACCTCTATCTTCTGCTTTACCTTCATCTGCTATGTTTAACATTTCCCAAATTAATTTACCATGCAACCATTTATTAGTAACGTCAACacactaaattatataattcattttGTTTCGTCCAATTATTCcgtagaaaaaataaaacaagttcATCCAAAATATGTTAGAATAGTGGTTTTTTTTtaccatgatggggttatttttttttgtttttaccaaaatggggtccgtttaaaaaaaattacaaatttaggcaagtcgtgcctaattgggacgacttcatatgtagaagtcgtcccaattaggcacgacttctgccatgtcatactaaaatcgtgccaacttggtacgacttctgccctatcatactgaagtcgtgccaacttagaacgacttctgccacgtcataattttttattttatttttaattttattgtttatatattgggtattgatcttgtcggttgacttagcgcaagagcgttgcctcgtcacggtcttcctcaccagcttgacaccacgtgcccttcaagtccacaccacagatagcctctctgagaacctgaaaaacacacagtggcgcctatgcggccggtggcgctccgacgctcaagtcagtgacaagaaccccaaaaactgagagaaaatatatctgtaggaccgtactgaaagcacacaaccctagcagaatgagccgtaatgaaaaaacGTAcatctgcaaattctgttaaggttacctttatagctaggttttttctctctccaagccgttatgcttttggacgcgtggctcgcatccagccctgcacgtgtcgccatctgggctgggatggcaggtagcacccagccctacacATGTCATCATCCGAGCTAGGATAACTCGATCGTCACTTCTTTATTTctcccagccctacacgtgtcatcatctaagctaggataactcgagcgtcacttCTTTATTTCTCCCAGCCCTACATGTGTCATCACCAGGGTCGGAGTAACTGAGAGCATcaaaccctacacgtgtcgtcatctgggctggggcaacttgaacgtcacTTCTGCATAGTAGCCAGTCGTGCGGCTAAGTCCTTAACTCAAGGAGTAAACTAACACGCGACATGCTCTAGAgcaccacccgacaaggcgagtatcgagtgcagcaaagtgcaccatctctgtgatatcgcttgtgtctaatggcaccctccttaccgctgcgccatgcatgttctggctgaggaaaccttgccatcaacgaatgtccactctgggaatcccgtcGCTGATAGGCGAGCTGTCCCCTCAACCCAAACACCCTTCACGCCCcatgctggcgcaacaatcGCCTCACTGGAGTTGTACACTTGAACTTACACCTCTGGGCCTTCATCAGCTTCAATCTGAGCTTGTCGGGAGACCTGGCGACGTGCTTCCTGCGGCGATATCAAGCTACATGATCGCCAATCGCCAAATACGTCGATGACGAGCCAACCCGGCGACAACCGGCCATGTTCATCGCAGAACGCCAGTTCCATGAACCGGCGACCACCTCACCTCTGAACCATCCATCTTTTCTTGCCTACGTGTtccactgagcacgccccacctaggcacgtgcaagacacgtcatcacacccgatgacctggtcggtacacaagccccccagtctcgagctgcgacttgttcagcgagGAGACTAAAGAGGTTTAAATCCGACGGCTTACGTGGCTTTGCGCGTTGGCGCTAAAACTGTTCACTGacttgacatttcaccaactcCTTCGATCATTCGACACGTGGACCCATCAACGGCCATTGTTCACTGTCATTTGCGCTTCTCGCAACGTTCGACATTCTTCGAAACTCTTAAACCCTTCGCGccatttcactgtttcattatcttccaCCTCTCTTCGAACTCTCAAAACGCTCCAGCGAACGCTCTGATTCTCCCAACCTCCATCCTTTTGACCACTCTTCTGATCATACAAAGGTAACTCTTTTGTCACTCCtactgatatttgctgcattttaattggtttgcatcatccaatacttgtctggagcatacgttgtgggatgtttctctgttttgttttcttctttcttcgctTAGGGTTTCTGAACCTTTCTCTGCGAACCCCTATTGTTCTTCCTCCTTCTCCCCTTCTGTCAAGTCTTTCTGTTTGCGAACTCTCATGccttttcgtcttcttgcaGCTTCATCAATGACTCGTCCAAAAAtcacaccaaaccctcctccatctcctcgcAACCCTCCGGCGAAAACTCGTAGGGCAAACCCCTCATCTTCCCGCGACCCCCCAAGGGGTTCCAACGTCCCTTCCGACCGAGTCGCGAGACTCGCGTCCTCTCATCCCAGCCAACCACAACCAAACCCACCACAAACTAACGCGATGGTGAAACCTCTCCCAGATTATAAGCGTCTATACCCGTGGGCCTCTGCAACTTTGTTGGGTGAGACTTCATCCGTCAATACTGACCGCGACATCCTTCGCCTCCAAAAAGGTGATAAGGAAAACCTATCTTTCAGCAAAGAGCACGATGATAAAGTGTCCGTGCGCCCTTGCCCTCCCGGTGAACCCATATGCACCGACAACCAGGGGAGCGACGACGCCCctttctgcttcgtttacaccactttgttcaagaaggtcaagcttcggtttcccttcacacgctttgagagggagctcttgaccgagctcgacatcgcccccgcccagcttcatcccaacagctgggcgttcgtacgggCCTACCAAATTATTTGCGCACACTTGGGCCATCCGGCTTCCGTGGACGTATTCCTCTACTtattcgaggcgaagaacccgggcgatcgcctgtgggttagcCTCAACGGGGTCGCCGGGAGGTCCATTCTCTCCATTTTCCAGCAGtcctataaggattggaaggggaagttcgtgcgCGTATGTTGCAACGAtcaagacccttcccttctcgacggctttcccttgtactgggtgaacaagggaaagaaagaCTCAAGCTTCAGGAAAGCCAGGGAGCTAAAGAAAATGGGAGACCTCGACAAGGACTTATGCGGCTTCTGGAAAAGAGTCGCCTCCTCCAACGTGGTTCTTCCCACTTCCTCCATCATCTCTTACGAATTTCTCGAGAGCCAGCTAGACGTCCATATAGGTTTGTCCCTAGGCTCCCTTAGCTTACGTTCGTATCGTCCGACCTTTACCTTGTGTGTAGTTTTAGCTTTCCCTATGTATTGTCTTACATTACTTATCTTTCTTTGCCTTGTTGTCTGCCGAACTGATTGTGGGCCACTAATGCAGATATGATGCTGGGGAAAGATCAGATTGCTGAGCTACGCGCCATAGGTAGGCTCCACAAACTCGCGGCGGGCTCCTAGACCGTCCCA
The sequence above is a segment of the Phaseolus vulgaris cultivar G19833 chromosome 2, P. vulgaris v2.0, whole genome shotgun sequence genome. Coding sequences within it:
- the LOC137811881 gene encoding uncharacterized protein — protein: MTRPKITPNPPPSPRNPPAKTRRANPSSSRDPPRGSNVPSDRVARLASSHPSQPQPNPPQTNAMVKPLPDYKRLYPWASATLLGETSSVNTDRDILRLQKGDKENLSFSKEHDDKVSVRPCPPGEPICTDNQGSDDAPFCFVYTTLFKKVKLRFPFTRFERELLTELDIAPAQLHPNSWAFVRAYQIICAHLGHPASVDVFLYLFEAKNPGDRLWVSLNGVAGRSILSIFQQSYKDWKGKFVRVCCNDQDPSLLDGFPLYWVNKGKKDSSFRKARELKKMGDLDKDLCGFWKRVASSNVVLPTSSIISYEFLESQLDVHIGLSLGSLSLRSYRPTFTLCVVLAFPMYCLTLLIFLCLVVCRTDCGPLMQI